One Balaenoptera musculus isolate JJ_BM4_2016_0621 chromosome 13, mBalMus1.pri.v3, whole genome shotgun sequence genomic region harbors:
- the TMEM150A gene encoding transmembrane protein 150A isoform X1: MVLAKYLKVAGSTPSSPPTSCPPPTPPPPWLPSLMTAWILLPVSLSAFSITGLWTVYAMAVMNHHVCPVENWSYNESCSPDPTEQGGPKTCCTLDDVPLISKCGTYPPESCLFSLIGNVGAFMVALICLLRYGQLLEQSRHSWVNTTTLITGCTNAAGLVVVGNFQVDHAKSLHYVGTGVAFTAGLLFVCLHCALSYHGAAAPQDLAVAYLRIVLAAIAFVSLILSGVFFIHESSQLQHGAALCEWVFVIDILVFYGTFSYEFGAVSSETLVAALQPAPGRACKSSGSSSTSTHLNCAPESVAMI; the protein is encoded by the exons ATGGTTTTGGCGAAGTACCTTAAGGTAGCTGGGtccaccccctcttccccacctACCTCTTGTCCTCcccccacaccaccaccaccctggctCCCCTCCCTCATGACCGCCTGGATCCTCCTTCCTGTCAGCCTGTCAGCATTCTCCATCACTGGCCTATGGACTGT GTATGCCATGGCCGTGATGAACCACCACGTGTGCCCCGTGGAGAACTG gTCCTACAACGAATCCTGCTCTCCTGACCCCACTGAGCAAGGGGGCCCCAAGACCTGCTGCACCCTGGACGATGTCCCCCTCATCAG CAAGTGCGGCACATACCCCCCAGAGAGCTGCCTCTTCAGCCTCATTGGCAACGTGGGTGCTTTCATGG TGGCCCTGATCTGCCTCCTGCGCTACGGGCAGCTCCTGGAGCAGAGCCGTCATTCCTGGGTCAACACCACAACGCTCATCACAGGCTGCACCAACGCTGCGGGCCTGGTGGTGGTGGGCAACTTCCAG GTGGATCACGCTAAGTCTCTGCACTACGTCGGAACCGGCGTGGCCTTCACTGCCGGGCTGCTCTTTGTCTGCCTGCACTGTGCCCTCTCCTACCACGGGGCCGCTGCCCCCCAGGACCTGGCTGTGGCCTACCTGCGGATCGTGCTGGCAGCCATCGCCTTTGTCTCTCTGATCCTCA GCGGGGTCTTCTTCATCCACGAGAGCTCTCAGCTGCAGCACGGGGCAGCCCTGTGCGAGTGGGTGTTTGTCATCGACATCCTCGTCTTCTACGGCACCTTCAGCTATGAGTTCGGGGCAGTCTCCTCGGAGACGCTGGTGGCCGCACTGCAGCCTGCCCCCGGCCGGGCCTGCAAGTCGTCTGGAAGCAGCAGCACCTCCACACACCTCAACTGTGCCCCTGAGAGCGTCGCCATGatctga
- the TMEM150A gene encoding transmembrane protein 150A isoform X2, which translates to MVLAKYLKVAGSTPSSPPTSCPPPTPPPPWLPSLMTAWILLPVSLSAFSITGLWTVSYNESCSPDPTEQGGPKTCCTLDDVPLISKCGTYPPESCLFSLIGNVGAFMVALICLLRYGQLLEQSRHSWVNTTTLITGCTNAAGLVVVGNFQVDHAKSLHYVGTGVAFTAGLLFVCLHCALSYHGAAAPQDLAVAYLRIVLAAIAFVSLILSGVFFIHESSQLQHGAALCEWVFVIDILVFYGTFSYEFGAVSSETLVAALQPAPGRACKSSGSSSTSTHLNCAPESVAMI; encoded by the exons ATGGTTTTGGCGAAGTACCTTAAGGTAGCTGGGtccaccccctcttccccacctACCTCTTGTCCTCcccccacaccaccaccaccctggctCCCCTCCCTCATGACCGCCTGGATCCTCCTTCCTGTCAGCCTGTCAGCATTCTCCATCACTGGCCTATGGACTGT gTCCTACAACGAATCCTGCTCTCCTGACCCCACTGAGCAAGGGGGCCCCAAGACCTGCTGCACCCTGGACGATGTCCCCCTCATCAG CAAGTGCGGCACATACCCCCCAGAGAGCTGCCTCTTCAGCCTCATTGGCAACGTGGGTGCTTTCATGG TGGCCCTGATCTGCCTCCTGCGCTACGGGCAGCTCCTGGAGCAGAGCCGTCATTCCTGGGTCAACACCACAACGCTCATCACAGGCTGCACCAACGCTGCGGGCCTGGTGGTGGTGGGCAACTTCCAG GTGGATCACGCTAAGTCTCTGCACTACGTCGGAACCGGCGTGGCCTTCACTGCCGGGCTGCTCTTTGTCTGCCTGCACTGTGCCCTCTCCTACCACGGGGCCGCTGCCCCCCAGGACCTGGCTGTGGCCTACCTGCGGATCGTGCTGGCAGCCATCGCCTTTGTCTCTCTGATCCTCA GCGGGGTCTTCTTCATCCACGAGAGCTCTCAGCTGCAGCACGGGGCAGCCCTGTGCGAGTGGGTGTTTGTCATCGACATCCTCGTCTTCTACGGCACCTTCAGCTATGAGTTCGGGGCAGTCTCCTCGGAGACGCTGGTGGCCGCACTGCAGCCTGCCCCCGGCCGGGCCTGCAAGTCGTCTGGAAGCAGCAGCACCTCCACACACCTCAACTGTGCCCCTGAGAGCGTCGCCATGatctga
- the RNF181 gene encoding E3 ubiquitin-protein ligase RNF181 isoform X1, whose product MASYFDEHDCEPLHPEQDARTNMLLELARSLFNRMDFEDLGLVVDWDHHLPPPAAKTAVENLPRTVIRGSQAELKCPVCLLEFEEEETAIEMPCHHLFHSNCILPWLSKTNSCPLCRHELPTDDDTYEEYRRDKARKQQQKHRLENLHGAMYT is encoded by the exons ATGGCGTCTTATTTCGATGAACACGACTGCGAGCCGTTGCACCCCGAGCAGGATGCCCGAACCAACATGCTGCTGGAGCTCGCAAG GTCCCTTTTCAATAGGATGGACTTCGAAGACTTGGGGTTGGTAGTAGATTGGGATCACCACCTGCCTCCACCTGCTGCCAAGACTGCAGTTGAGAACCTCCCCAGGACAGTCATCAGGGGCTCTCAGGCTG AGCTCAAGTGCCCCGTGTGTCTTTTGGAATTTGAGGAGGAGGAGACTGCCATTGAGATGCCTTGCCATCACCTCTTCCACTCCAACTGCATTCTGCCCTGGCTGAGCAAG ACAAATTCCTGCCCCCTGTGCCGCCACGAGCTGCCCACTGATGATGACACTTATGAGGAGTATAGACGAGATAAG GCTCGCAAGCAGCAGCAGAAGCACCGACTCGAGAACCTCCATGGAGCCATGTACACATGA
- the RNF181 gene encoding E3 ubiquitin-protein ligase RNF181 isoform X2 has protein sequence MASYFDEHDCEPLHPEQDARTNMLLELARSLFNRMDFEDLGLVVDWDHHLPPPAAKTAVENLPRTVIRGSQAELKCPVCLLEFEEEETAIEMPCHHLFHSNCILPWLSKARKQQQKHRLENLHGAMYT, from the exons ATGGCGTCTTATTTCGATGAACACGACTGCGAGCCGTTGCACCCCGAGCAGGATGCCCGAACCAACATGCTGCTGGAGCTCGCAAG GTCCCTTTTCAATAGGATGGACTTCGAAGACTTGGGGTTGGTAGTAGATTGGGATCACCACCTGCCTCCACCTGCTGCCAAGACTGCAGTTGAGAACCTCCCCAGGACAGTCATCAGGGGCTCTCAGGCTG AGCTCAAGTGCCCCGTGTGTCTTTTGGAATTTGAGGAGGAGGAGACTGCCATTGAGATGCCTTGCCATCACCTCTTCCACTCCAACTGCATTCTGCCCTGGCTGAGCAAG GCTCGCAAGCAGCAGCAGAAGCACCGACTCGAGAACCTCCATGGAGCCATGTACACATGA